The genomic DNA ACTCTGGAAAAGCACTTGCACGAGGTAAAGGATTTAGTATGAAAATCTCGCCAGCCCATATCACAACCAGTATCCAGTGgcaactatttttataaaaaaattaagaaaataaaattaCTACCAAAATTATACAAATTATGATTTTGAGCTATATAAACAAATAACCAAGTGAAAATACTTAATATAATTGCCCACTATTATGTGGCATTAAAAAGAGACGATCAGGATTGCCCTCTTTTAAACGATTAACGAAGTTGTTTTCAAAATCGCTGTTCAGGGTAAATGTGGCTCCGGGATCACAAAAAGCAAATGACTCGTGATTGTTATTGCCAATAACCCCCGAATGCAAGTACCTACATTGTAAATAAAAAAATGCAGCAAACAAGAATACGTGAGATATCGTACAAGAATGAAAAGATAAGAATAAGGAAAAATAATAATACTCACGCCATGTATGTACATATTGCTCCTTGGCCAATCATTTTAAACTCGAGCAGGTGGGCAATGTTTTCATGCAATATAAAAATTGTTTTCATAACACCAAACACTTCAGTATCACATGGAATTTGAATCGATTTTCCAGTGGACTTCATGAATGCTGTCGCATGTTTATACAACAAACGAAAGCGCTTTGGAACATTTTTATTGATCTCAATTTTTTCAAACAAGGACTGTACTTTCTGCAACTCATTCACAggttgctttccttttcttttacTTTTCTGCAAATATTAGTAaatatattcataaaaaatttacAGAAAATCTATAGCAAAATTCAAACCGATTccaatttagatttattttttctttaatttattTAAAGATTTTTTAGCAACAAATAAAAGAGAACATATCTCGCATATTAATTAGTTACATACCGCAGTTGGGGCATTTGGGAAAATGATCAAGTCCCGTGGCCATGAGACATGGGAGCCAACAGCTTGATCTACTGTCTCAATTTCACCCACTACTGGAGTAGGAATCTTGGCTTGTCCTTGAATTGGCCCATCCACCGACACATGGGCACAACCAGGCTGTATCGGCACGCCATGTACAGACTTGTTCATGTCTTCATCGTCAAATAGCAAGCCAAATGCCACCTTGTTTTCTAAGGTGCCTACTACCAACTCACATTTTCGAGGGCCGTACATACATTTATTTTAAACATATAATTTTGCATTAAACAACTATTGGCTATGGTGGGAATAAAAAAATTAAGTTTAGATGAACTGAAAAACATAAAAGCTACATTCAGTTATTTTACCTTGTTTTCTGGGGGAATAGGTTTCATGGAAATAATATCATCATCAACCAACAATGGTTCCAGCTCCTTTGTAGCCCCTAGATTAGCtttctccaaatttttttttcACAACTTGCTTTATCTGAAACCATAGGCGATGAAATTTTTGCTGCACTAAGCATGGCCTTTAATTCCGCTATCTTCTCTCGTATCTTCTCCATCTCCTTCCTTGTCTTCTCCAACTCTGCATCCCTTTCTCGATCAAGAGCCAATAATTCTGCTTTGGTTAATCTACATCTTTTCCCATTTGGTAAATTGAAGAAAATTGACGGAGGGACAAATCCTCCAACTCCTCGAACCCTTCCTGAATGTTCAGGAGTTTGCAAGGCCGTCGTCAACACATCATCACTTCCCGAAGGAATGAATTCCCCTTTGCTTTGCAGCTCCAGTAAGGTTTCCTATCAcaaaatataaaaattagaattaaaattaCATGAATAATGTGTGTGTACTATTTCTGAACAAAATACTCACAATTCTTTGTCCGATCTCAACAAGTTTTGGATCAACCTCCTCATCATCTTTTCCCTTACGAGCCTTGTGCCACATTACAGCCCTATCAGGTTCTTCATCGGTAGgcaaatttcctttcttttgctgataaaaatgaagaaaatttaaaaatatgcAGATATAGCTACTCACTTTAAGAAAATTCATAGTTTCATAATTGGCACTTACTTCTTCTTCCATTAATCCAACATAGCCTTTTCTAGACAGGCGGTGAGGATATTTCCGATTACTCACTCGCTCACTTTATTTTTTACTAAATGACTGCAAaaacattatacatattatttacATACAATTTTTCCCAAATATTTTCCACTAAATGACAGCAAaaacattatacatattattcaCTAAATATCACTGCATTAAAATAATTACGCCTATACCTTCCATGCTGAGGTATTCCTCGCAGCAACAAATTTCTTCCAAGCCTCCTTACCAACATAAGCATACTGCTTTGGAGGCTTTCGCAATTTCTTTTTTTGTCCAATATTAGGCTTCACAAAGTATTTAGTCAAATTCGCCATAAAATTTCTCCACTTTGCCGCTGCAGACTGTAACAGCCCCTTTTGAAGTTCTTTGGGAACTCTGAATGTTTCCTGAAACCAAATTTTTGAATGAGTACAAGAAAATTAGTCACATATCAATATAATTTTCTTGGACCTGCCTAGTATTCACATATCAATACAATTTATATACCTTAACATCAAGCCATAATTTCTCTTTTCATTCCACTGGTACGCTTGCCCAGTTTGGATAGTCAATCGGAATCATCGTTCTCGCCAACATTCCAGTGTAGGACTGTAGGACCTGCCTAGTATTCCCCATGGGAACTCCACGTGCATTACACCCAACCTTTGCTTTCTTGCCCTGTGCCTTCTTCACCACTACTTTATACATTGCGGAAACACCTCGTGCAGATCCATACCTTTTTTTCGTAGTTTCGGAAGTCGTAACTGTTGCTTGGGTTGCTTCCTCAGAATCCAAATTTTCAGGTTGAGTTTCTATTTCCTGCTCATCTGATACTTTATCTACTACCTCATCTGATACTTTATCTACTACCTCATCTGCCTTGACGCCTTCTTCAAATTGTATTTTACTTTGCTTCTTTTTAGGTGCCATTTATTTCCAACCTGATAATGCAAACATAAAACTATCAGTCATGgagattttaatctaattatcgtgcacatacatatatacataaaCAATAAATGACAATATACAagaaaattaattctaacttATTGTAACAAATGTAAATAGTGAAGTGCAAATACACAAGAATGGTAAATAAATACCCAGGATTCAAGATAAAAGCATATTCCACTAAATTTGTAACATTACAATAAGATGGTAACAtcacaaaattaaaaaaatacatcACTGAACATATTGGTCACTTCTTAACCCAAGTGCCCTGAATATTTTCTCTAATTTGTGGCTCAACATCATCGCCGACATCACATGTAGGAATTTGTTTGCAGAAAGGGGTATCTCCAATGGTCGTGTCTCCTAATTCATCGTCATTGTACACCTCTTGATAGTCTCGAGTGGTAGAGGCTAATACAACTGACCACTTCGGATCAACTGGATCTTCAATATAATACACTTGTTTTACCTGATCTATAGACACATACTTATCTTTCTTATGGCCTTGTCGACTTAGATCGACAAGTATGAACCTGAGATCATCCACCTTTATGCCCTTGTCATTGTCATCCCAATCACACAAAAATAATGGGGCCTTGAATGCATGATAATCAAGCTCCCATATCTCTAGGATAAAACCGTAAAATGTCATCTCACTCTCTATGGGATTTAAATCCTTGGCACTATACACTTGGACCGTATTAGCCACTAAAGACACATCACTATTCTGAACAACCCTCACATCATCACGCTCCTTTGTAAAGTATCGGACCCCGTCTACTAGATAACCTTCATAAGTCATTACAGAAAATGATGGTTTTCCAGCTATCCATCTTATTGTATCTGAAACACCTCCTGGATTCTCTATAATTTCACTACTGACCTATACATTTTTCAcaaacaaattaaaaattaattcaTATTTACTACGGGGAGCCAATAAAGTAGGCAGAAAAGGAAAATGTAATGAAACTAAGTTTTTCTAGAAACCGATCTGCAAAAAGCCGATTGTGCTCTCTCAAGAGCCAATGAGTACTTTTCTTTTTCCCTTGGTGGATACTCTGTAGATACTCATTATGCATTCTGACAAAAGTTATATGCTAGTTAAGCAACCACTCACtacaaaaataatatattaattcaacaaccacaaaaataaaaaattcttACAGAATATATGGTTGTACTTCAGGGTTGTTTAGAAGGACATGTAAATGTGCCTCATTTCGCTCTTTTTCATCGATTGATTTCATTGTCACAATAGATAATGGACCGCTTAACTTGTCTGCATCTTTCCGAAGACCGACAATGGTGCCACTTTG from Apium graveolens cultivar Ventura chromosome 5, ASM990537v1, whole genome shotgun sequence includes the following:
- the LOC141660863 gene encoding uncharacterized protein LOC141660863, whose translation is MHEEKNVCDSLIGTLLNMKHKSKDSEASRLDMIDMGVRANLAPQKGNKKTYLPPSVFNLSKAEKKKMLSYLMHMKLPYGHASNIKNCVSIDELKMFGMKSHDCHIMLQQLLPIAIRAVLPKNFRVIKIRLCFFFNALCNKIVDVSKLDKLQADVIITLCELEKIFHASFLTWMYAFERFNKVLKGYVHNRYHPEGCMAESYLGEESVEFCQEFVKQSGTIVGLRKDADKLSGPLSIVTMKSIDEKERNEAHLHVLLNNPEVSSEIIENPGGVSDTIRWIAGKPSFSVMTYEGYLVDGVRYFTKERDDVRVVQNSDVSLVANTVQVYSAKDLNPIESEMTFYGFILEIWELDYHAFKAPLFLCDWDDNDKGIKVDDLRFILVDLSRQGHKKDKYVSIDQVKQVYYIEDPVDPKWSVVLASTTRDYQEVYNDDELGDTTIGDTPFCKQIPTCDVGDDVEPQIRENIQGTWVKK
- the LOC141660862 gene encoding uncharacterized protein LOC141660862; this translates as MYGPRKCELVVGTLENKVAFGLLFDDEDMNKSVHGVPIQPGCAHVSVDGPIQGQAKIPTPVVGEIETVDQAVGSHVSWPRDLIIFPNAPTAKSKRKGKQPVNELQKVQSLFEKIEINKNVPKRFRLLYKHATAFMKSTGKSIQIPCDTEVFGVMKTIFILHENIAHLLEFKMIGQGAICTYMAYLHSGVIGNNNHESFAFCDPGATFTLNSDFENNFVNRLKEGNPDRLFLMPHNSGCHWILVVIWAGEIFILNPLPRASAFPELEKAVSKAVIAFNIQAGRGNKAPSIKYIPGCPKQPGGTECGYVVMYYMKEIVMDPEMSFMKKWAAKNRKVICSRDELDEVRFQTLDYIESFL